One part of the Futiania mangrovi genome encodes these proteins:
- a CDS encoding trypsin-like serine peptidase: MPMRGWPFLPVAWFGVALTLAGCGATVSPELVMSQRNFQASMENAARDVRSQDWDGAIAAARAAKNTLPVQGSTAGEDGNFAYSAFQADALVAWAMLASGDTQAAEIAYRNVFDGIRNFENQREARFRDKVSSARIWEAFGSALMAAGAAYDSGLRGGDVFQPSLYAANKTLAANLPEGLSARVVEQTGIDPDGIRITLMPAYDPLTNIGRLVSPEGTCTASLVGPALALTNAHCVTSYPRQSRSVRAGRWPASTRDIHILFEGLYLPDRVRVVDVTLNDGASWRVRYDGDYSNDWALLELDRHPAGRGWFGTADLSRSEAHRIFIAGHSGDLNDGRFLTVHWDCLGTLKGGSPILHHSCATAPGSSGTPILLTQGDRKHHYIVALNAFKYEDAGGGGPRTRQFQDAVNSKLAGIRGS; encoded by the coding sequence ATGCCGATGAGAGGATGGCCTTTCCTTCCAGTGGCCTGGTTCGGCGTGGCGCTCACGCTTGCCGGTTGCGGGGCGACCGTTTCGCCCGAGCTGGTCATGTCCCAGCGCAACTTTCAGGCATCGATGGAGAACGCCGCGCGGGACGTTCGCTCGCAAGACTGGGATGGCGCGATCGCGGCAGCCCGTGCCGCGAAGAATACCTTGCCGGTGCAAGGAAGCACCGCAGGGGAAGATGGAAATTTCGCCTATTCGGCCTTTCAAGCCGACGCTCTTGTCGCTTGGGCGATGTTGGCATCAGGTGACACGCAGGCTGCAGAAATCGCCTATCGAAATGTCTTCGATGGAATCCGGAATTTCGAGAACCAACGGGAAGCGCGGTTCCGCGACAAGGTATCTTCGGCCCGCATCTGGGAGGCATTCGGTAGCGCGCTGATGGCTGCCGGGGCGGCATACGATTCGGGCCTCCGAGGCGGAGACGTCTTCCAGCCATCGCTTTATGCGGCCAACAAGACCCTGGCCGCAAACCTCCCCGAGGGGCTCTCTGCGCGGGTCGTCGAGCAAACGGGCATCGACCCGGACGGTATCCGGATTACCCTCATGCCTGCATATGACCCGCTGACCAATATCGGTCGGCTTGTGAGTCCCGAAGGGACGTGCACCGCAAGTCTCGTCGGGCCTGCTCTTGCCTTGACGAACGCACATTGCGTCACGTCCTACCCCCGCCAAAGCAGGTCGGTTAGGGCAGGGCGCTGGCCCGCCAGCACAAGAGACATCCACATCTTGTTCGAAGGGCTTTACTTGCCGGACCGTGTCCGGGTCGTCGATGTCACGCTGAATGACGGAGCTTCCTGGCGCGTGCGTTACGATGGCGACTATTCAAACGACTGGGCCCTTCTGGAGTTGGACAGGCATCCTGCCGGCCGAGGTTGGTTCGGCACGGCCGACCTCTCCCGCAGCGAGGCGCACAGGATCTTCATTGCCGGCCATTCGGGCGATCTAAATGATGGCCGCTTCCTGACCGTTCATTGGGATTGTCTGGGCACCCTGAAGGGCGGGTCGCCGATTCTTCATCACAGCTGCGCCACGGCGCCGGGCAGTTCGGGAACACCTATCCTCCTCACACAAGGCGACAGGAAGCACCACTACATCGTGGCTCTGAACGCTTTCAAATACGAGGATGCGGGTGGCGGTGGTCCCAGAACCAGGCAATTTCAGGATGCAGTGAACAGCAAGCTTGCTGGTATCCGGGGCAGTTGA
- a CDS encoding glycosyltransferase, producing MAANLLFASIVAVSGLTFVLSAFFLLRQLFLTFHVLRNPRPSVYRAAALSHWPTVTVIVPCHNEEQVVGNCIERLTRLDYPEGRLEIVVINDRSQDRTGEIADAWARRDPRIRVVHRGDDARPGKPAALRDVIPTVESEAIVFFDADYLPFPGIVKQLVAPLIDPQVGATMGRVVPCNTNASLLTRLIDLERRAGYGIDQHGRSMLGLLPQFGGTVGAVRRSALEEIGGWQAEALAEDTDLTYRLFIAGYTVEYLNHATCYEEAPETWEVRFRQVRRWAYGHNQCFARHVMRVLKAPGRPLWKRLDAALVLMFYLLPPLALASLACGLVYPLLFAYPPVNLTVLSAMSFFIGFGNFAPYFQIMAAARLDGQPAAAGLVPLLFLSSTISMLAAASAVALAVYNTVTRTRQRWDKTQRYRSAAS from the coding sequence ATGGCCGCGAACCTCCTCTTTGCTTCGATCGTTGCGGTGTCGGGGCTGACATTCGTGCTGTCGGCGTTCTTCCTGCTGCGGCAACTGTTCCTGACGTTCCACGTCCTGCGGAACCCGCGCCCGTCGGTCTATCGGGCTGCAGCCCTCAGCCACTGGCCGACGGTGACCGTGATCGTGCCCTGCCACAACGAGGAGCAGGTGGTCGGCAATTGCATCGAACGGCTGACCCGGCTCGATTATCCCGAAGGCCGGCTGGAGATCGTCGTCATCAACGACCGCTCGCAGGACCGGACCGGAGAGATCGCCGACGCATGGGCCCGGCGCGACCCGCGCATCCGCGTTGTCCATCGCGGAGACGACGCGCGGCCGGGCAAGCCTGCAGCGCTGCGCGACGTGATTCCGACAGTCGAGAGCGAGGCGATCGTCTTCTTCGACGCGGACTACCTGCCGTTCCCCGGCATCGTGAAGCAGCTTGTCGCACCGCTGATCGACCCGCAGGTCGGCGCCACCATGGGCCGCGTCGTCCCGTGCAATACGAACGCGAGCCTGCTCACGCGCCTCATCGACCTGGAGCGGCGGGCGGGATACGGGATCGACCAGCACGGCCGGTCCATGCTGGGGCTTCTGCCGCAGTTCGGCGGCACGGTCGGCGCCGTGCGGCGCAGCGCGCTGGAGGAGATCGGCGGCTGGCAGGCCGAGGCGCTGGCCGAGGACACCGACCTCACCTACCGGCTGTTCATCGCGGGCTACACGGTCGAATACCTAAACCACGCGACCTGCTACGAGGAGGCGCCGGAGACCTGGGAGGTCCGTTTCCGGCAGGTGCGCCGCTGGGCCTATGGACACAACCAGTGCTTCGCCCGGCACGTGATGCGCGTGCTGAAGGCGCCCGGGCGGCCGCTGTGGAAGCGGCTCGACGCGGCGCTGGTGCTGATGTTCTACCTGCTGCCCCCGTTGGCGCTCGCCTCGCTGGCATGCGGGCTCGTCTATCCGTTGCTGTTCGCCTACCCGCCCGTGAACCTGACGGTGCTTTCCGCGATGTCGTTCTTCATCGGGTTCGGGAACTTCGCGCCCTATTTCCAGATCATGGCAGCGGCCAGGCTTGACGGACAGCCGGCTGCGGCGGGCCTCGTCCCCCTGCTCTTCCTTTCTTCCACCATCAGCATGCTGGCGGCTGCCTCGGCAGTTGCACTCGCGGTCTACAACACGGTGACCCGGACCCGCCAGCGGTGGGACAAGACCCAACGGTACCGGAGTGCGGCCTCATGA
- a CDS encoding HIT family protein: MTVFEKLIAGEVPCAKVFEDSEVFAFMDAGQVNPGHVVVALKRPAETILDMTEEEAAALFRAAHRIARAVDEAFTPSGITILQANRPAGWQTVPHVHLHVLPRHEDDGVTLGWPRKNPDLDQLRTLAARLRVQA; the protein is encoded by the coding sequence ATGACCGTATTCGAGAAATTGATCGCAGGCGAAGTTCCCTGCGCGAAGGTCTTCGAGGACAGCGAGGTCTTTGCATTCATGGATGCCGGGCAGGTCAATCCCGGGCACGTGGTCGTCGCACTCAAACGCCCGGCGGAAACGATCCTCGACATGACCGAGGAGGAGGCTGCGGCTCTGTTCCGCGCAGCCCATCGGATTGCGCGCGCCGTCGACGAGGCATTCACGCCTTCGGGTATCACGATCCTGCAGGCGAACAGGCCGGCGGGCTGGCAGACGGTCCCCCATGTCCACCTGCACGTGCTGCCACGGCACGAGGACGATGGCGTGACGCTTGGATGGCCGCGCAAGAACCCGGATCTGGACCAATTGCGTACGCTTGCGGCGCGGCTTCGGGTCCAGGCGTGA
- a CDS encoding response regulator gives MTTSTDRLDKKAHPFDIFVGTKIKLLRKKKGLSQTALARALGITFQQVQKYERGDNRVSVSRLYDISKVLDVSLAVLVSGFDVLEAGMLGTGAEKEEVENLLDQLRSDEILRLIEHYSEIEDPGVRRSIVSQVEALARAAMKERRGSERVLVVEDDPLVRNHVAATLETLGYGVRTCVAAEDAMSVARGDEPFDLLFTDIVLPGRMNGIELASEIRTLRPNVRVLFTTGFANDAVNHETLTGSKAILLLKPYRKRKLADMVRIALEDWPGA, from the coding sequence ATGACGACGAGCACGGATCGTCTCGACAAGAAGGCGCATCCCTTCGACATCTTCGTGGGGACGAAGATCAAGTTGCTCAGGAAGAAGAAGGGGCTGAGCCAGACGGCGCTGGCGCGGGCCCTGGGCATCACGTTCCAGCAGGTGCAGAAGTACGAACGCGGCGACAACCGCGTCAGCGTCAGCAGGCTCTACGACATCTCGAAGGTGCTGGACGTGTCGCTTGCGGTCCTCGTTTCCGGTTTCGACGTGCTGGAAGCGGGGATGCTTGGCACCGGCGCCGAGAAGGAGGAGGTCGAGAACCTGCTGGACCAGCTCAGGTCGGACGAGATCCTCCGGCTGATCGAGCATTACTCCGAGATCGAGGATCCGGGCGTTCGCAGGTCCATCGTCTCCCAGGTGGAGGCGCTTGCACGGGCGGCGATGAAGGAACGCCGCGGATCCGAGCGGGTTCTCGTCGTCGAGGACGACCCGCTGGTGCGCAACCATGTCGCAGCGACGCTGGAGACGCTCGGCTATGGCGTCAGGACATGCGTCGCGGCCGAGGACGCCATGTCGGTTGCGCGCGGCGACGAGCCGTTCGACCTGCTGTTCACCGACATCGTCCTGCCAGGCCGGATGAACGGGATCGAGCTGGCCAGCGAGATTCGCACCCTGCGCCCCAACGTGCGCGTGCTGTTCACGACGGGATTTGCCAACGACGCCGTGAACCATGAGACGCTGACTGGCAGCAAAGCGATCCTTCTCCTCAAGCCCTATCGAAAGCGGAAGCTGGCCGACATGGTGCGCATCGCGCTGGAGGATTGGCCGGGGGCGTGA
- a CDS encoding adenylate/guanylate cyclase domain-containing protein, which produces MERRLAAILCADIVGFSRLVARDEVGTVRLVLRLTDDVLKPLIARYRGRLFKTMGDGFLVEFGSAINAVACAQAWQTRGLMPETPKPLSFRIGLHVGDVLVEGEDLLGDGVNVAARLESIAPAGGIAVSGDFASQIRGKSDIHLTSLGIRELKNIERPVEVWVSAFSDTDLAGEGGPTDPVHAPPPAVDRREGASVAVLPFATRSPDPADRYLGEGIADQLVTTLGQVPWFFVTSETASFAETLRGLAPSEIGRKLGVRYLVDGNLQKAGPRLRVTVRLVEAATGRQIWSERFAGSLEEIFDLQDNIARSVIGQVEPRLRRVEIQRSAARHGTPTAYDFYLQAQPLIRSMTPADHERAFALLEAALRCNPEHAAAHGLVAWLMTLRLPQGQGVDHEAGIHHAERAIAAGPHDSEALSTGGYALGFLRRDPDLGLAHLRDALALNPNAARIHDFAGWLQLYAGRPGEALDHFEQSMELSPIDEFAFRALTGLAFSQLGLGRPAEAVEHAKRARSANPNFTVCHRVLAPALIAVGDQHAAEDVVADLRARHPALTVARFAEETRFRDPDFRLLLFAGLAQAGLPTDGWTPPRG; this is translated from the coding sequence ATGGAAAGACGCCTTGCGGCGATCCTGTGCGCGGATATCGTCGGATTCAGTCGACTTGTCGCACGTGACGAGGTTGGCACCGTACGCCTTGTCCTGCGATTGACTGATGACGTGCTGAAACCACTGATTGCGCGTTACCGCGGACGGCTCTTCAAGACAATGGGGGACGGCTTTCTCGTCGAGTTCGGTAGCGCGATCAATGCGGTCGCGTGCGCCCAGGCATGGCAAACCCGGGGGTTGATGCCCGAAACGCCAAAGCCGCTGTCCTTCAGGATCGGCCTGCACGTGGGAGACGTGCTGGTCGAGGGGGAGGATCTGCTGGGAGATGGCGTGAACGTAGCGGCTCGACTTGAATCGATTGCCCCGGCGGGCGGTATCGCCGTTTCGGGCGACTTTGCCTCTCAGATCCGCGGGAAGTCGGATATCCATTTGACCTCGCTCGGGATACGGGAGCTGAAGAACATCGAGCGGCCGGTCGAGGTGTGGGTTTCTGCGTTCTCCGACACTGATCTTGCGGGCGAGGGGGGACCTACAGACCCCGTACATGCTCCGCCCCCTGCAGTAGACCGCCGCGAGGGCGCTTCCGTTGCTGTCCTGCCCTTCGCAACGCGCTCCCCTGACCCCGCAGACAGGTATCTGGGCGAAGGCATCGCGGACCAGCTTGTCACGACGCTCGGTCAGGTCCCCTGGTTCTTCGTGACTTCGGAGACCGCCTCCTTCGCGGAGACGCTGCGGGGTCTCGCCCCCTCGGAGATCGGTCGAAAGCTTGGCGTGCGGTATCTGGTGGACGGGAACTTGCAAAAGGCCGGTCCCCGTCTGCGCGTGACGGTCCGCCTCGTGGAAGCGGCAACGGGACGTCAGATCTGGTCCGAGCGCTTCGCCGGTTCTCTTGAGGAAATCTTCGACCTTCAGGACAACATCGCGCGCAGCGTCATCGGCCAGGTCGAGCCAAGGTTGCGTCGGGTCGAAATACAGCGTAGCGCGGCGAGACACGGCACGCCGACGGCCTATGATTTCTACCTGCAGGCCCAACCGCTGATCCGCAGCATGACGCCAGCGGACCACGAGCGCGCCTTCGCTTTGCTGGAGGCCGCCTTGCGCTGCAATCCTGAGCATGCAGCAGCCCATGGACTCGTCGCATGGCTGATGACGCTACGCCTGCCCCAGGGGCAGGGCGTCGATCACGAGGCAGGTATACACCATGCAGAGCGTGCCATCGCTGCGGGGCCACACGACAGCGAGGCGCTGTCGACGGGCGGCTACGCTCTCGGTTTCCTGCGGCGTGATCCGGATCTTGGGCTCGCGCACTTGCGGGACGCGTTGGCACTCAATCCGAATGCCGCGCGCATCCATGACTTTGCAGGCTGGCTGCAACTCTACGCAGGCCGCCCGGGAGAGGCCCTGGACCATTTCGAGCAATCGATGGAGCTGAGCCCCATCGATGAATTCGCGTTCCGCGCGCTAACCGGTCTTGCCTTTTCCCAGCTTGGTCTCGGACGTCCCGCCGAAGCTGTGGAACATGCCAAGCGCGCCCGGTCTGCCAATCCGAACTTTACGGTGTGTCACCGCGTCCTGGCGCCGGCATTGATTGCGGTGGGCGACCAGCACGCAGCCGAAGACGTCGTGGCAGATTTGCGCGCTCGTCACCCGGCACTCACAGTTGCCCGCTTTGCCGAGGAAACGCGCTTCCGGGATCCAGACTTCCGGCTGCTCCTGTTTGCGGGACTGGCGCAGGCGGGGCTACCCACAGACGGATGGACACCCCCTAGGGGGTAG
- a CDS encoding response regulator transcription factor, whose translation MKGSVLIVDDDSLVRATLRLFLEGDRWEVIDARNGKQALDQLRARAFDAIVTDLMMPEMEGIETILKIRQSGIKAPILVISGGFSVRQAPDGSGVADLLRMSRELGATETLAKPFKAAEFLERINRLTGVAAS comes from the coding sequence ATGAAAGGAAGTGTGCTGATCGTCGACGACGACAGCCTGGTCCGGGCAACCCTTCGGTTGTTCCTGGAGGGAGACCGGTGGGAGGTGATCGACGCGCGTAACGGAAAGCAGGCGCTCGACCAGCTCCGCGCCCGGGCGTTCGACGCGATCGTGACCGACCTGATGATGCCCGAAATGGAGGGGATCGAGACGATCCTGAAGATCCGGCAGTCGGGCATAAAGGCCCCGATCCTCGTGATTTCCGGGGGCTTCTCCGTGCGGCAGGCGCCGGACGGCTCCGGCGTCGCGGATCTGCTGAGGATGTCGCGGGAGCTTGGCGCGACCGAGACCCTGGCCAAGCCGTTCAAGGCGGCTGAATTCCTGGAACGCATCAACCGTCTGACGGGGGTCGCCGCGTCATGA
- a CDS encoding helix-turn-helix transcriptional regulator produces the protein MFSRLAAVLGLPDNADLFYAFGAPTMEGPGDANAPRASLVLHGPRAGRWWQGYVARPELRGRDPVRAAIRRSIAPVSWEALVPGRDFSHGDALTWTHLREEGISRAISVPLHDPVDGRYGALSVIGFGSPDEFSEWAALVRDHLAPAAYLFHHAAWRRAGGAVPPEPRKPLSRRERECLTLVARGMSSKQIGRQLGIAPRTVDLHVSRAARRLGAANRIEAACHALLRQEITAEAEV, from the coding sequence TTGTTCTCGCGCCTCGCGGCGGTTCTGGGCCTTCCTGACAATGCGGATCTCTTCTATGCGTTCGGCGCCCCCACGATGGAGGGGCCCGGCGACGCAAACGCGCCAAGGGCGTCCTTGGTTCTTCACGGCCCCCGCGCCGGCCGCTGGTGGCAGGGTTATGTGGCGCGGCCGGAACTGCGGGGCCGTGACCCGGTCCGTGCCGCCATCCGACGATCGATTGCACCGGTATCGTGGGAGGCGCTTGTCCCTGGTCGCGATTTCTCTCACGGCGATGCACTGACGTGGACCCATTTGCGCGAGGAAGGCATATCGAGAGCGATTTCGGTTCCGCTCCACGATCCGGTCGATGGCCGCTACGGCGCCCTGAGCGTCATCGGGTTCGGCAGCCCGGACGAATTTTCCGAGTGGGCGGCCCTGGTCCGGGACCACCTCGCGCCTGCGGCCTATCTCTTCCACCATGCGGCGTGGCGAAGGGCGGGCGGCGCCGTGCCGCCGGAACCGCGCAAGCCCCTGTCGCGCCGCGAGCGGGAATGCCTGACCCTGGTTGCGCGGGGCATGTCGAGCAAGCAGATCGGCCGCCAGCTCGGCATCGCGCCCAGAACGGTCGACCTCCATGTGTCCCGCGCTGCCCGCCGGCTCGGCGCGGCGAACCGGATCGAGGCTGCGTGCCATGCCCTGCTGCGGCAGGAAATCACAGCCGAGGCGGAGGTCTGA
- a CDS encoding ketopantoate reductase family protein produces the protein MRIAVMGAGALGGYFGGRLQASGADVTFIARGAHLEAMQRNGLRIESPLGDLHLAKVMATGDPAEVGPVDIVLFLVKLQDTRTAARAIAPLIGPSTGVLSLQNGVEAWTWIGEDVGAEHVIGGTALIPADVREPGVVRHSAPFAKLTFGEFGGAQTDRCTKLLGLLEAAGIEATLVSDIEVKIWEKFVALSAFSALTTLTRLPIGPVRSNPECRELLRRAIEETLAVGQKACPGLSGMLGQGVLDFFDNAPPGMRSSMLDDLNRGKPIEVEYLSGAVARLAPTFGLSAPTHDMVARALAPFRSGPPEV, from the coding sequence ATGAGAATCGCGGTAATGGGGGCGGGGGCGCTCGGCGGCTATTTCGGCGGACGCCTCCAGGCAAGCGGCGCCGATGTGACCTTTATCGCCCGGGGGGCACATCTGGAGGCCATGCAGCGCAATGGGCTGCGCATCGAAAGCCCGCTCGGCGACCTGCACCTCGCGAAGGTCATGGCGACGGGAGACCCGGCCGAGGTCGGGCCCGTCGACATCGTGCTGTTTCTCGTCAAGCTTCAGGACACCCGGACGGCGGCGCGCGCGATCGCGCCCCTGATCGGGCCGTCGACCGGAGTTCTCTCGCTGCAGAACGGTGTCGAGGCGTGGACGTGGATCGGCGAGGACGTGGGGGCCGAGCACGTGATCGGCGGTACCGCACTTATCCCCGCCGACGTGCGGGAGCCGGGCGTGGTCCGCCATTCCGCGCCCTTCGCAAAGCTGACGTTTGGTGAGTTCGGGGGGGCTCAAACCGACCGCTGTACCAAGCTGCTCGGGCTTCTTGAGGCAGCAGGAATCGAGGCGACGCTGGTCTCCGATATCGAGGTGAAAATCTGGGAGAAGTTCGTCGCCCTGAGTGCCTTCAGCGCGCTGACCACGTTGACCCGGCTGCCCATCGGGCCGGTCCGGTCCAACCCGGAGTGCCGGGAATTGCTCCGCCGGGCCATCGAGGAAACGCTCGCCGTCGGGCAAAAGGCGTGCCCGGGCCTGTCAGGGATGCTCGGCCAGGGCGTGCTAGACTTCTTCGACAACGCGCCGCCCGGCATGCGCTCGTCCATGCTCGACGACCTGAACAGGGGTAAGCCGATCGAGGTCGAGTATCTGAGCGGGGCCGTGGCCCGGCTCGCGCCCACGTTCGGTCTGAGCGCACCGACCCACGACATGGTCGCGCGCGCGCTGGCGCCTTTCAGGTCGGGTCCGCCGGAGGTCTAG
- a CDS encoding PAS domain S-box protein translates to MSLRIDGHDGLTGPPRWTPATVAAIYFTVSSAYILLSDLVLMPDEFQATGAWMIGVSKGLLFVVATTLLLHVLLSRRHAEIARRERFLSAILEGTDAAIFVVDSARRIVAANPSAERIFGHPRGALRGASTRILHVSDRSWEDFHHHGWPLLDAGRPFTCDYRMRRADGTEFLASINVSLVTFPDGQHMAVSILTDVTAERTREEELRRSQALLRQLVEHIDNVFWLSTPDTSKILYVSPAFEHIWGQETEALYGDPMAFTRAVHPEDRERVRSFVEHQPVRDQTVEYRIVRPGGEVRWIRDRSFRILDEGGTVYRCAGIAEDITEEKERQRQLLAAQKREALGQIAGGVAHDFNNMLLVIMGNLEAALDTEADPRRRTTLETALRAGERGAELAARLLAFGRADHLQPVPTDLADAIREAEAIVSRAVGARIRMEIRARHGLPLVEVDRGQFENAVLNLALNARDAMPKGGTLTFAVAAPGRGGGGAGEVHVSITDTGCGMDEDVLARAAEPFFTTKAGKGGSGLGLSSVQAFLRQCGGRMTLRSRPGEGTTVTLIFPAASGDAPGADGGSRPGRAGERRGARSVLVAEGDPLVAETIREMIERLGCRAVLARSAEGALSAIRGERDVDVVLADLQIPGRYDGRDLAHRLRDERPDLRIWLMTGQPESALPAPEVLPEGVRLLMKPLRRDTLQKIL, encoded by the coding sequence ATGAGCCTGCGAATCGATGGCCATGACGGCCTGACGGGGCCGCCCCGGTGGACCCCGGCGACCGTCGCCGCGATCTACTTCACGGTGTCGTCTGCCTACATCCTTCTCTCGGACCTCGTGCTCATGCCGGACGAATTCCAGGCGACGGGCGCATGGATGATCGGCGTATCGAAGGGCCTGCTGTTCGTCGTTGCGACGACCCTTCTGCTCCATGTGCTGCTGAGCCGCCGCCATGCCGAGATCGCGCGGCGCGAGCGCTTCCTGTCCGCTATCCTGGAAGGCACCGACGCGGCCATCTTCGTCGTCGACAGCGCCCGCAGGATCGTCGCGGCGAATCCTTCCGCGGAGAGGATCTTCGGCCACCCGAGGGGCGCCTTGCGGGGGGCGAGCACGCGGATCCTGCACGTTTCGGACAGAAGCTGGGAAGATTTTCATCACCATGGCTGGCCGCTGCTCGACGCCGGCCGCCCGTTCACGTGCGATTACCGGATGCGCCGCGCGGATGGCACGGAGTTCCTGGCCTCCATCAACGTCTCGCTGGTGACTTTTCCCGACGGCCAGCACATGGCCGTGAGCATACTCACCGACGTCACCGCGGAGCGGACGCGGGAGGAGGAACTGAGACGCAGCCAGGCGCTTCTGCGTCAGCTTGTCGAGCACATCGACAACGTCTTCTGGCTGTCGACGCCGGACACCTCGAAGATCCTGTACGTCAGTCCCGCGTTCGAGCACATCTGGGGGCAGGAGACCGAAGCGCTCTATGGCGACCCGATGGCATTCACGCGCGCCGTCCATCCGGAGGACCGGGAGCGCGTGCGCAGCTTCGTCGAGCATCAGCCCGTCAGGGACCAGACCGTGGAATACCGCATCGTGCGGCCCGGCGGCGAGGTTCGCTGGATCCGCGACAGGTCGTTCCGCATCCTCGACGAGGGCGGGACCGTCTACCGGTGCGCCGGGATCGCCGAGGACATCACGGAGGAAAAGGAGCGTCAGCGCCAGTTGCTCGCGGCGCAGAAGCGCGAAGCCCTCGGCCAGATCGCGGGTGGCGTCGCTCACGACTTCAACAACATGCTCCTCGTCATTATGGGCAACCTCGAGGCCGCTCTCGACACGGAGGCGGACCCGCGGCGGCGAACCACGCTCGAGACGGCGCTCCGCGCGGGCGAGCGGGGGGCCGAACTGGCCGCACGGCTGCTCGCCTTCGGGCGGGCGGACCATCTCCAGCCGGTGCCCACGGATCTTGCCGATGCCATCCGGGAGGCGGAGGCGATCGTCTCGCGCGCCGTCGGGGCGCGGATCCGCATGGAGATCAGGGCGCGACACGGTCTGCCGCTGGTCGAGGTCGACCGCGGCCAGTTCGAGAACGCCGTGCTCAACCTCGCCCTCAACGCACGCGACGCGATGCCGAAGGGCGGCACCCTGACTTTCGCGGTTGCCGCGCCCGGTCGGGGTGGCGGTGGGGCTGGCGAGGTGCATGTGTCCATTACCGATACGGGGTGCGGTATGGACGAGGACGTGCTCGCGCGTGCGGCAGAGCCGTTCTTCACGACGAAAGCTGGCAAGGGCGGAAGCGGGCTCGGCCTGAGTTCGGTACAGGCGTTCCTGCGCCAGTGCGGCGGGCGGATGACGCTCCGCAGCCGTCCCGGCGAAGGCACGACGGTCACCCTGATCTTTCCTGCAGCATCAGGGGACGCCCCGGGGGCGGATGGCGGTTCCCGTCCGGGTCGCGCAGGCGAAAGGCGCGGCGCCCGCAGTGTGCTCGTCGCGGAGGGCGATCCCCTCGTGGCCGAAACGATCCGGGAGATGATCGAGCGGCTGGGATGCCGTGCCGTCCTTGCGCGGTCGGCCGAAGGTGCCCTCTCCGCCATCCGGGGGGAGAGGGATGTCGATGTCGTCCTTGCCGATCTCCAGATACCGGGTCGCTATGACGGCCGGGACCTGGCGCACCGGCTTCGCGACGAGCGGCCGGACCTCCGCATCTGGTTGATGACAGGCCAGCCCGAAAGCGCGCTCCCGGCCCCGGAAGTCCTGCCGGAAGGGGTGCGCCTCCTGATGAAACCGCTGCGCCGGGACACGCTGCAGAAGATCCTCTGA